One Lepus europaeus isolate LE1 chromosome X, mLepTim1.pri, whole genome shotgun sequence genomic window carries:
- the ITGB1BP2 gene encoding integrin beta-1-binding protein 2 isoform X1: MSLLCHNKGCGQHFDPSTNLPDSCCHHPGVPIFHDALKGWSCCRKRTVDFSEFLNIKGCTMGPHCAEKLPEAPQPEGPATSSSLQEQKPLNTIPKSAETLRRERPKSELPLKLLPLNISQALEMALEQKELDQEPGAGLDSTLIRTGSSCQNPGCDAVYQGPESDATPCTYHPGAPRFHEGMKSWSCCGIQTLDFGAFLAQPGCRVGRHDWGKQLPASCRHDWHQTDSLVVVTVYGQIPLPAFNWVKASQTELHVNIVFDGNRVFQTQMKLWGVINVEQSSVSLMPSRVEISLVKADPGCWAQLEHPDALAEKARAGVVLEMDEEESEASDDDLSWTEEEEEEEAMGE, translated from the exons ATGTCTCTACTCTGCCATAACAAAGGCTGTGGGCAGCACTTTGACCCCAGTACCAACCTTCCTG ATTCCTGTTGCCATCACCCTGGGGTCCCAATCTTTCATGATGCACTTAAG GGTTGGTCATGCTGCCGAAAGCGAACTGTAGATTTCTCTGAGTTCTTAAACATCAAG GGCTGTACTATGGGACCACACTGTGCTGAGAAGCTTCCTGAGGCCCCTCAACCTGAAGGCCCTGCTACAAGCAGTTCACTTCAGGAGCAAAAACCTCTGAATACAATTCCAAAGTCAGCAGAGACTTTGCGCCGGGAGAGGCCCAA GTCCGAGTTGCCTCTGAAGCTGCTGCCGCTAAATATATCCCAAGCCCTGGAAATGGCATTGGAACAAAAGGAACTAGACCAGGAACCTGGGGCAG GACTTGACAGTACTCTGATCCGGACTGGTTCCAGCTGCCAGAACCCAGGATGTGATGCT GTTTACCAAGGCCCCGAGAGTGATGCTACTCCATGTACCTACCACCCAGGAGCACCTCGATTCCatgaggg GATGAAGTCTTGGAGCTGTTGTGGCATCCAGACCCTGGATTTTGGGGCATTCCTGGCACAGCCAGGATGCAGAGTTGGTAGACATGATTGGGGGAAGCAG CTGCCAGCATCTTGCCGTCACGATTGGCACCAGACAGATTCCTTAGTTGTGGTGACTGTGTATGGCCAGATTCCACTTCCTGCATTCAACTGGGTGAAAGCCAGTCAAACTGAG CTTCATGTCAACATTGTTTTTGATGGCAACCGTGTGTTCCAaacacagatgaagctctgggGG gTCATAAACGTGGAGCAGAGCTCTGTCTCTTTGATGCCATCTCGAGTTGAAATCTCCCTGGTCAAGGCTGACCCAGGATGCTGGGCCCAGCTGGAGCACCCTGATGCACTAGCTGAGAAGGCCAGGGCAGGAGTTGTGTTAGAGATGGATGAGGAAGAATCTGAGGCTTCAGATGATGATCTGAGCtggacagaggaggaggaagaggaggaagcaatGGGAGAATAG
- the ITGB1BP2 gene encoding integrin beta-1-binding protein 2 isoform X2 produces the protein MALEQKELDQEPGAGLDSTLIRTGSSCQNPGCDAVYQGPESDATPCTYHPGAPRFHEGMKSWSCCGIQTLDFGAFLAQPGCRVGRHDWGKQLPASCRHDWHQTDSLVVVTVYGQIPLPAFNWVKASQTELHVNIVFDGNRVFQTQMKLWGVINVEQSSVSLMPSRVEISLVKADPGCWAQLEHPDALAEKARAGVVLEMDEEESEASDDDLSWTEEEEEEEAMGE, from the exons ATGGCATTGGAACAAAAGGAACTAGACCAGGAACCTGGGGCAG GACTTGACAGTACTCTGATCCGGACTGGTTCCAGCTGCCAGAACCCAGGATGTGATGCT GTTTACCAAGGCCCCGAGAGTGATGCTACTCCATGTACCTACCACCCAGGAGCACCTCGATTCCatgaggg GATGAAGTCTTGGAGCTGTTGTGGCATCCAGACCCTGGATTTTGGGGCATTCCTGGCACAGCCAGGATGCAGAGTTGGTAGACATGATTGGGGGAAGCAG CTGCCAGCATCTTGCCGTCACGATTGGCACCAGACAGATTCCTTAGTTGTGGTGACTGTGTATGGCCAGATTCCACTTCCTGCATTCAACTGGGTGAAAGCCAGTCAAACTGAG CTTCATGTCAACATTGTTTTTGATGGCAACCGTGTGTTCCAaacacagatgaagctctgggGG gTCATAAACGTGGAGCAGAGCTCTGTCTCTTTGATGCCATCTCGAGTTGAAATCTCCCTGGTCAAGGCTGACCCAGGATGCTGGGCCCAGCTGGAGCACCCTGATGCACTAGCTGAGAAGGCCAGGGCAGGAGTTGTGTTAGAGATGGATGAGGAAGAATCTGAGGCTTCAGATGATGATCTGAGCtggacagaggaggaggaagaggaggaagcaatGGGAGAATAG